A stretch of Anaerobiospirillum thomasii DNA encodes these proteins:
- a CDS encoding flagellin, with amino-acid sequence MALFVNTNVSSINGQRNLTNATNNLNTTYQRLSSGLRINSAKDDAAGLQISDRLTAQINGLNQGNRNTNDGIALAQTMEGAMDEMTTMLQRIRTLAVQSSNGTNNTKDREAIQQEVTQLSSEITRIAKQTKFGGNTILNGSGAGSIVASGGVITIQVGAYKGDTLQMTGFSEGFALSLFASAAVGAALTEDDHGFVAGKLFVVTSQSKAAAAITTIDSVIAGIDKHRAHLGAMQNRMESSIRNQSNVSMNVSDARARIRDTDFAEESAKLSQQTIIQQAASSMLTQANSRPQLALSLLG; translated from the coding sequence ATGGCGCTATTCGTCAATACCAACGTTTCATCAATCAATGGCCAGAGAAACCTGACCAATGCTACCAACAATCTCAATACCACCTATCAGAGATTATCATCTGGTCTGCGTATTAACTCTGCTAAAGATGATGCTGCAGGTCTGCAGATTTCTGACCGTCTGACTGCTCAGATTAACGGTTTAAATCAGGGAAATAGAAATACGAACGACGGCATAGCCCTTGCTCAGACTATGGAAGGAGCTATGGATGAGATGACAACCATGTTACAGCGTATCCGTACCTTAGCAGTACAGTCATCAAACGGTACGAATAACACCAAGGACCGTGAGGCAATTCAGCAGGAAGTGACACAGCTGTCATCTGAGATAACACGAATTGCTAAGCAAACAAAATTTGGTGGAAACACTATATTAAATGGCAGTGGGGCTGGTAGTATAGTTGCCAGTGGTGGTGTTATCACAATTCAGGTTGGTGCCTATAAAGGCGATACCTTACAGATGACAGGTTTTAGTGAAGGATTTGCTTTAAGTCTTTTTGCTTCAGCTGCAGTCGGGGCTGCTTTAACTGAAGACGATCATGGTTTTGTGGCAGGTAAATTATTTGTAGTAACATCTCAATCCAAGGCAGCAGCTGCAATTACTACAATTGATTCAGTTATTGCTGGAATTGACAAACATCGTGCCCATTTGGGTGCTATGCAGAACCGTATGGAATCATCAATTCGCAATCAGTCAAATGTTTCCATGAACGTATCTGATGCCCGTGCCCGTATCCGTGATACAGACTTTGCCGAAGAGTCAGCCAAACTGTCACAGCAGACCATCATTCAGCAGGCTGCATCATCCATGCTGACACAGGCCAACTCAAGACCACAGCTGGCTTTATCACTGCTTGGCTAA
- a CDS encoding transposase, translating to MSQIYDLRNNPFAQAWINFDFKVATKLQCDRIIQDLFETSDSLPMSFNSRQEAQEHLNISYRALFERVERAKSRSKAHLVAAGCKEFENIPVIIEKSELKKYVNVFEPYMINKIVSKCKKYVVIELPAAAAIIFNLTSRSNRNKIKQQLGGFTDKGELIVGIDLASELQEICFYHDTLHYPVSVPVKTNVLLAYLDLSHQSMFIVSESCSMISKLNDMVERLNQKAHHGRHYTYVALKNTHINYLKSRDSKTDKSDATILFIAGSTPSNLIPKSLISDEYCATGKIISSILKAKNQRYQSVITEIKNAVLELTGTAIDKNANGDEVCRAATLLLLSLMPKLRYCVQRVLSDSDPKHNEELIAAVRGLRLLDDEQINRALQMRSICNDEDVTPDLQVRFIDNGSSADEIKAGKVTYKGFEGLNLDYCKDIVTDGVLTHLTPAPGYSYEEMDAIMFYTMASSLIGSIQEAVMLQMQIETQKCAIKDLVVPSNIAMTAACQIPAIGRYQAFELVISLGDVWRFASAKDAQSYLGIVPVQSSTGHKHCKGRRQSRKGRKSFKKSMFLGQLAESMRHDFGISDDCSLWKNICHAVAVYIAMMKQNKQYMPLKKDADGRNKSKLRQFSKVKVDDRSDIIASIRKSRRVSKQGMTAMLCGLYTITRVKEAHNSCQDEPLMVSDFENDTAIMPTYQNNYKLPKVDSRYERHLIKERISHALFNDYNCFYATIDSICPGRGSLMGWFGNNYFAFLDLLINDISAHSYAFANTVKHAGAQEILKIVQRKVNTFGKKAKSTLNSIKKAEQYQAATEITLQSL from the coding sequence ATGTCACAGATCTACGATTTAAGAAATAACCCATTTGCTCAAGCCTGGATAAATTTTGATTTTAAGGTGGCTACCAAGCTGCAATGTGATCGCATTATTCAGGATTTATTTGAAACAAGTGACTCACTGCCTATGAGTTTTAACAGCAGGCAGGAGGCTCAGGAGCATCTGAATATAAGCTACAGAGCACTTTTTGAAAGAGTGGAGAGAGCCAAGTCCAGAAGCAAGGCTCATTTAGTTGCAGCAGGCTGCAAAGAATTTGAAAACATACCTGTCATCATAGAAAAAAGTGAGCTTAAAAAGTACGTGAATGTCTTTGAGCCATACATGATTAATAAAATTGTCAGTAAATGTAAGAAGTATGTGGTGATAGAGCTGCCAGCTGCCGCTGCTATCATCTTTAATCTTACATCGCGATCCAACCGCAACAAGATAAAACAGCAGTTAGGTGGCTTTACCGATAAGGGTGAACTGATTGTAGGTATAGATTTGGCCTCAGAATTACAGGAAATCTGTTTTTATCATGACACACTGCACTATCCTGTCAGTGTCCCTGTAAAGACCAATGTGCTTTTAGCCTATTTAGACTTAAGTCATCAGAGCATGTTTATAGTCTCAGAGTCCTGCTCTATGATATCCAAGCTCAATGATATGGTGGAAAGGCTTAACCAAAAAGCCCACCATGGCAGGCACTATACCTATGTTGCCCTCAAGAACACACATATCAATTATTTAAAAAGCCGTGACTCCAAGACTGATAAAAGTGATGCCACCATTTTATTTATAGCAGGCTCCACTCCCTCAAACCTGATACCTAAATCTCTTATATCTGATGAATACTGTGCCACTGGTAAAATCATATCATCTATACTCAAGGCCAAAAATCAGAGATATCAGAGTGTCATAACTGAAATTAAAAATGCAGTGCTCGAGCTTACCGGCACTGCCATAGATAAAAATGCCAATGGCGATGAGGTGTGCCGTGCCGCCACACTGTTACTGCTCTCACTTATGCCAAAGCTAAGATACTGTGTACAAAGGGTTTTATCTGATAGTGACCCTAAACATAATGAAGAGCTTATAGCTGCTGTCAGGGGACTGCGTCTTTTAGATGATGAGCAAATCAACAGAGCATTGCAGATGCGCAGCATCTGCAATGATGAAGATGTAACACCAGATTTGCAGGTAAGATTTATAGATAATGGATCCAGTGCTGATGAAATAAAAGCCGGCAAGGTTACATATAAAGGATTTGAGGGTTTAAATTTAGATTACTGTAAAGATATTGTAACAGACGGAGTGCTTACACATCTGACTCCAGCCCCTGGCTATAGCTATGAGGAGATGGATGCCATTATGTTTTACACCATGGCCTCATCACTTATTGGCAGTATACAGGAGGCTGTAATGCTGCAGATGCAGATTGAAACCCAAAAATGTGCCATAAAAGATTTAGTGGTGCCCTCCAATATTGCCATGACAGCAGCTTGTCAGATTCCTGCCATAGGCAGATATCAGGCTTTTGAGCTTGTTATCTCACTAGGTGATGTATGGCGTTTTGCCTCAGCCAAGGATGCTCAGTCATACCTGGGTATAGTTCCTGTACAGAGCTCTACAGGACATAAGCATTGTAAAGGTCGCAGGCAAAGCAGAAAAGGACGAAAGTCCTTTAAAAAGAGTATGTTTTTAGGACAGCTGGCTGAATCTATGCGCCATGACTTTGGAATATCAGATGACTGCAGCTTATGGAAAAACATATGTCATGCTGTGGCCGTCTACATTGCCATGATGAAACAGAACAAGCAATATATGCCACTTAAAAAAGATGCCGATGGCAGAAATAAAAGTAAGCTCAGGCAGTTCTCCAAGGTTAAGGTAGATGATAGATCCGATATTATTGCCTCAATACGTAAATCAAGAAGAGTATCCAAGCAAGGCATGACTGCCATGCTTTGCGGGCTGTACACAATAACCAGAGTCAAAGAGGCTCACAATTCCTGTCAGGATGAGCCTTTAATGGTTTCTGATTTTGAAAATGACACTGCCATCATGCCTACCTATCAGAACAACTACAAGCTGCCAAAAGTGGACAGCAGATATGAAAGACATCTTATAAAAGAGCGTATCAGTCATGCCCTGTTTAATGACTACAACTGCTTTTATGCCACTATTGACAGCATCTGCCCTGGCAGAGGCTCGCTTATGGGCTGGTTTGGCAACAACTATTTTGCATTTTTAGATTTGCTTATAAATGACATTTCCGCTCACTCCTATGCTTTTGCCAATACTGTAAAACACGCAGGAGCACAGGAGATTTTGAAAATTGTACAAAGAAAGGTTAATACATTTGGCAAGAAAGCCAAAAGCACTTTAAACAGCATCAAGAAGGCTGAACAATATCAGGCCGCAACTGAAATTACTCTGCAGAGCTTATAG
- a CDS encoding flagellin, producing MDEMTTMLQRIRTLAVQSSNGTNNAKDREALQQEVAQLSSEITRIACATKFGGEQILAGAGAAAGGAGGGTGNGLIDKDGNIVIQVGAYNGDTLKMTGFSLGFVLSKIASTALGAAAKLDDHGFDKGAFVISMQSLASKAIDSVDKFISLIDTKRAHLGAMQNRMESSIRNQSNVSMNVSDARARIRDTDFAEESAKLSQQTIIQQAASSMLTQANSRPQLALSLLG from the coding sequence ATGGATGAGATGACAACCATGTTACAGCGTATCCGTACTTTAGCTGTACAGTCATCAAACGGCACCAATAATGCAAAGGACCGTGAGGCTCTGCAGCAGGAAGTAGCTCAGTTATCAAGCGAGATTACACGTATTGCCTGTGCAACTAAATTTGGTGGTGAGCAGATACTCGCTGGTGCTGGCGCTGCAGCTGGTGGTGCTGGTGGTGGTACCGGCAATGGCCTCATTGATAAAGATGGTAATATTGTTATTCAGGTTGGTGCCTACAATGGCGACACTCTTAAGATGACAGGTTTTTCTCTTGGCTTTGTATTATCAAAGATTGCAAGTACTGCTTTAGGCGCAGCTGCAAAACTTGATGATCACGGCTTTGATAAAGGTGCATTTGTTATTTCCATGCAGTCACTAGCTTCAAAAGCAATTGACTCAGTTGATAAGTTTATTTCTCTTATTGACACTAAACGCGCTCACTTAGGTGCCATGCAGAACCGTATGGAATCATCAATCCGCAATCAGTCAAATGTTTCCATGAACGTATCTGATGCACGTGCACGTATCCGTGATACAGACTTTGCCGAAGAATCAGCCAAACTGTCACAGCAGACCATTATTCAGCAAGCTGCAAGCTCAATGCTGACACAGGCTAACTCAAGACCACAGCTGGCGCTGTCACTGCTTGGCTAA
- a CDS encoding flagellin, translated as MALYVNTNVSAINGQRKLTNATNALNVSYQRLASGLRINSAKDDAAGLQISDRLTSQINGLGQGNRNCNDGIAFAQTIEGAMDEMTNMLQRVRTLSIQAANGTYSADDRVAIQQEIEQLSAEITRISCKTTYAGKTVLNGFRTAQGGAGGNSESTIIGSNGSVTFQVGANANDTIAVGGMSKGFMLSMIASQAGIQNLNQDTGFKAVNGVGISFSVSNQSQAQLTLGNVDKLIQVIDSKRAELGAVQNRMESTIRNQANIQENESDARSRIRDTDFAEETASLTANQILQQASQTILSQANQRPQIALSLLGG; from the coding sequence ATGGCTCTTTATGTAAATACTAACGTTTCAGCCATTAATGGCCAACGTAAACTTACAAACGCAACCAATGCCCTTAATGTTTCATATCAGAGATTAGCATCAGGTCTTAGAATCAACTCAGCTAAAGACGATGCTGCAGGTCTTCAGATCTCTGATCGTCTTACCTCTCAGATCAACGGTTTAGGCCAGGGCAACAGAAACTGTAACGACGGCATTGCCTTTGCCCAGACAATTGAAGGCGCCATGGATGAGATGACAAATATGCTGCAGCGTGTCAGAACTCTCTCCATTCAGGCTGCCAACGGTACCTATTCAGCTGATGATCGTGTTGCTATCCAGCAGGAAATTGAACAGTTATCTGCCGAAATTACCCGTATTTCATGTAAAACTACCTATGCAGGCAAAACAGTTCTTAATGGATTTAGAACCGCACAAGGTGGTGCCGGCGGTAATAGTGAGTCTACAATCATTGGATCAAACGGAAGTGTGACCTTCCAGGTAGGTGCTAATGCCAACGATACCATTGCTGTAGGTGGCATGTCAAAAGGCTTTATGCTCTCCATGATAGCCTCACAAGCTGGAATTCAAAACTTAAATCAGGATACTGGCTTTAAAGCTGTGAATGGTGTTGGTATTTCCTTCTCTGTCTCAAATCAGTCACAGGCACAGTTAACTCTTGGTAATGTGGATAAATTAATTCAGGTTATTGACTCCAAGCGTGCCGAGCTTGGTGCTGTGCAGAATCGTATGGAGTCAACCATCAGAAACCAGGCCAACATTCAGGAAAATGAATCTGATGCCCGCTCACGTATTCGTGATACTGACTTTGCTGAGGAAACTGCATCATTAACTGCAAATCAGATATTGCAGCAGGCTTCACAGACTATTTTATCCCAGGCCAATCAGAGACCACAGATTGCTCTGTCTCTGCTTGGAGGTTAA
- a CDS encoding flagellin, whose translation MALFVNTNVSSINGQRNLTNATNNLNTTYQRLSSGMRINSAKDDAAGLQISDRLTSQINGLNQGNRNTNDGIALAQTAEGAMDEMTNMLQRIRTLAVQSSNGTNNTKDREAIQQEVTQLSQEITRIACQTKFGGEKILGGGSGQAGQMNGLMNSVGLVKVQVGAYQGDTLDMKFNSQGFTMSKIASTAGIKDDATEGYSKDTLSFTVSKQSLAALAITAVDKFVQVIDTQRAHLGAMQNRMESSIRNQSNVSMNVSDARARIRDTDFAEESAKLSQQTIIQQAASSMLTQANSRPQLALSLLG comes from the coding sequence ATGGCTCTTTTTGTTAATACTAACGTATCATCAATCAACGGTCAGCGCAATCTTACCAATGCTACCAACAATTTAAATACCACATATCAGAGATTATCTTCTGGTATGCGCATCAATTCAGCCAAAGATGACGCTGCCGGTCTGCAGATTTCAGATCGTTTAACTTCACAGATCAATGGTTTAAATCAGGGTAATCGCAACACCAATGATGGCATAGCTTTAGCTCAGACAGCTGAAGGCGCTATGGATGAGATGACTAATATGTTGCAGCGTATCCGCACCTTAGCCGTTCAGTCATCAAACGGTACCAATAACACTAAAGACCGTGAGGCTATTCAGCAGGAAGTAACTCAGTTGTCACAGGAAATCACCCGCATTGCCTGTCAGACCAAATTTGGTGGTGAGAAGATTTTAGGTGGTGGCTCTGGCCAGGCTGGTCAGATGAATGGATTAATGAACTCAGTAGGTCTTGTTAAAGTTCAGGTTGGTGCATACCAGGGTGATACCTTAGATATGAAGTTCAATAGCCAGGGCTTTACAATGTCTAAGATTGCATCAACTGCGGGCATTAAAGATGATGCTACTGAAGGATACAGTAAAGACACTCTTTCATTTACTGTAAGCAAGCAATCATTAGCAGCTTTAGCTATTACAGCAGTAGATAAGTTCGTTCAGGTTATTGATACACAGCGCGCTCACTTAGGTGCCATGCAGAATCGTATGGAATCATCAATCCGCAATCAGTCAAATGTTTCCATGAACGTATCTGATGCCCGCGCCCGTATCCGCGATACAGATTTTGCCGAAGAGTCTGCCAAACTGTCACAGCAGACCATCATTCAGCAGGCAGCATCATCCATGCTGACACAGGCCAACTCAAGACCACAGCTGGCTCTGTCACTGCTTGGCTAA
- a CDS encoding valine--tRNA ligase, whose translation MDKTYQPENFESSIYKSWEEKGFFKASGDETKPGYAIALPPPNVTGSLHMGHAFQQTIMDSLIRYHRMKGDNTLWQCGTDHAGIATQMVVERKLLAEENLTRKDLGREAFIDRIWQWKEQSGGTITRQMRRLGTSVDWDRERFTMDEGLSRAVLEVFVRLYDEDLIYRGKRLVNWDPKLRTAISDLEVENKETKGSMWYVRYMLCDGAKTKEGKDHLLVATTRPETLLGDTAVAVNPEDERFKDLIGKFLTLPLVERRIPIIADTHADMETGTGCVKITPAHDFNDYAVGRRHKLPMINIMTEDGCIRQEAETFDTNGEDTDAVSSFIPEKYRGLERFEARKCIVADLESLGLLEKIEPHTLSQPYGDRGGVPIEPMLTDQWYVRAQMLGKEALEAVEDGRIKFVPAQYTNMYYSWMRDLQDWCISRQLWWGHRIPAWYDNKGNVYVARDIDEVYTKYNLSSDVELTQDPDVLDTWFSSALWTFSTLGWPDNTKELETFHPTAVLVTGFDIIFFWVARMIMMTLHFMKNKDGSSQVPFHTVYVTGLIRDEEGQKMSKSKGNVLDPLDMIDGIDVESLVAKRTANMMQPQIAKKIADRTRKQFPNGINAHGTDALRFTLCALASNGRDINWDMKRLDGYRNFCNKLWNASRFVLMNVDGMSLVKPQAKDLSLADRYILSTLSKTIKSVTESLDAYRFDQVAASLYEFIWNEYCDWYLEFTKAILKDENVSAEQKNATAYTLVDVLETVLRLAHPVMPYITETIWQNAALRIDRLNADKSIITAAYPTVSDYSVDESALDAVNYIKEFVTIVRNLRAEMKASPAAVLEPILRGATDEQCAWLDENSSLVCALANVKACSFIKAGESTSVPCISKPILKGEILIPMSSLINKESELKRLNDLADKTRGIIAGIEAKLSNEAFVSKAPAKIIDGAKAQLDLNKTQLQGILSQIEEISKL comes from the coding sequence ATGGATAAGACCTACCAGCCGGAGAATTTTGAAAGCAGCATATATAAAAGCTGGGAAGAAAAAGGCTTTTTTAAGGCCAGCGGTGATGAGACAAAACCAGGCTATGCCATAGCCCTGCCACCGCCTAATGTCACAGGCTCTTTACATATGGGACATGCTTTTCAGCAGACCATTATGGACAGCCTTATTCGCTACCACCGCATGAAGGGTGACAATACCCTCTGGCAGTGTGGTACTGATCATGCCGGTATTGCCACACAGATGGTGGTGGAGCGCAAACTGCTTGCAGAAGAAAATCTTACCCGCAAGGATTTAGGTCGTGAGGCCTTTATTGACAGAATCTGGCAGTGGAAGGAGCAGTCAGGCGGCACTATTACCCGTCAGATGCGCCGTCTTGGCACTTCTGTTGACTGGGATCGCGAGCGCTTTACTATGGATGAGGGTCTATCCCGTGCAGTGCTTGAGGTCTTTGTCAGACTATATGATGAGGATCTTATCTACAGAGGCAAGAGACTGGTTAACTGGGATCCAAAACTGCGTACTGCCATTTCCGATCTTGAAGTGGAAAACAAGGAAACCAAGGGCAGCATGTGGTATGTACGTTACATGCTCTGTGACGGTGCCAAAACCAAAGAAGGCAAGGATCATCTTTTAGTTGCCACCACCCGTCCTGAGACATTGCTTGGTGATACAGCCGTTGCAGTAAACCCTGAGGATGAGAGATTTAAAGATTTAATAGGCAAATTCCTCACCCTGCCTTTAGTTGAGCGCAGAATTCCAATTATTGCCGATACCCATGCTGATATGGAGACAGGTACAGGCTGCGTTAAGATTACCCCTGCCCATGACTTTAATGACTATGCCGTAGGTCGCAGACACAAACTGCCTATGATCAATATCATGACCGAGGATGGCTGCATCAGACAGGAAGCTGAAACCTTTGACACCAACGGTGAAGACACCGATGCTGTTTCATCCTTCATTCCTGAAAAGTATCGCGGTCTTGAGCGCTTTGAAGCCCGCAAGTGCATAGTTGCAGATCTTGAGAGTCTTGGTCTTTTAGAGAAGATTGAGCCACACACCCTGTCACAGCCATATGGCGACAGAGGAGGTGTACCTATTGAGCCTATGCTTACTGATCAGTGGTATGTAAGAGCACAGATGCTTGGCAAAGAGGCTCTTGAGGCTGTAGAGGATGGCCGCATCAAATTTGTTCCAGCTCAGTACACCAATATGTACTATTCATGGATGCGCGATCTGCAGGACTGGTGTATTTCCCGTCAGCTGTGGTGGGGTCACAGAATTCCTGCCTGGTATGATAACAAGGGCAATGTCTATGTAGCCCGCGATATTGATGAGGTCTACACCAAATACAATCTGTCATCAGATGTTGAATTAACCCAGGATCCTGATGTTCTTGACACCTGGTTCTCATCAGCTCTGTGGACCTTCTCAACCTTGGGCTGGCCTGACAACACCAAGGAGCTTGAGACCTTCCACCCAACAGCAGTGCTTGTCACCGGCTTTGACATTATTTTCTTCTGGGTGGCCCGCATGATCATGATGACCCTGCACTTTATGAAAAATAAAGACGGTTCATCACAGGTTCCATTCCATACAGTATATGTAACTGGCCTTATCCGTGATGAGGAAGGTCAGAAGATGTCAAAATCAAAGGGCAATGTACTTGATCCTCTTGATATGATTGACGGTATTGATGTTGAGTCTCTTGTTGCCAAGAGAACTGCCAACATGATGCAGCCTCAGATTGCCAAGAAGATTGCAGACAGAACACGCAAGCAGTTCCCTAACGGCATCAACGCTCACGGTACTGATGCTCTGCGCTTTACCCTATGTGCTCTTGCCTCAAACGGCCGTGACATCAACTGGGATATGAAGCGTCTTGACGGTTATAGAAACTTCTGTAACAAGCTGTGGAATGCCAGCCGCTTTGTGCTTATGAATGTTGATGGCATGTCTCTTGTCAAGCCACAGGCTAAGGATCTGAGCCTTGCAGACAGATATATTCTCTCCACTCTGTCAAAGACCATCAAGTCAGTAACAGAGTCTCTTGATGCCTACCGTTTTGATCAGGTAGCTGCATCTTTATATGAGTTTATCTGGAATGAATACTGCGACTGGTATCTTGAGTTTACCAAGGCTATTTTAAAGGATGAGAATGTAAGCGCAGAGCAGAAGAATGCCACAGCCTATACTCTCGTTGATGTGCTTGAGACTGTACTGCGTTTAGCTCACCCTGTAATGCCTTATATTACAGAGACCATATGGCAAAACGCCGCTCTTAGAATTGACAGGCTCAATGCTGACAAGTCAATTATCACTGCAGCCTACCCTACAGTCTCAGACTACAGCGTAGATGAAAGCGCTCTTGATGCAGTCAATTACATCAAAGAGTTTGTAACTATTGTGCGTAACCTGCGTGCCGAGATGAAAGCCTCTCCTGCTGCTGTGCTTGAGCCAATACTGCGCGGTGCAACTGATGAGCAGTGTGCCTGGCTTGATGAGAACAGTTCATTAGTCTGTGCTCTTGCCAATGTCAAAGCCTGCAGCTTTATAAAAGCAGGTGAGAGCACCAGCGTGCCATGTATCTCAAAGCCAATCTTAAAGGGTGAGATCTTAATTCCTATGAGCTCTCTTATCAACAAGGAAAGCGAGCTTAAGAGATTAAATGATCTAGCTGACAAGACCCGCGGTATTATTGCAGGCATTGAGGCCAAGCTGTCAAATGAGGCCTTTGTCTCCAAGGCACCTGCCAAGATTATAGATGGTGCCAAGGCTCAGCTTGATCTTAACAAGACTCAGCTGCAGGGCATACTTTCTCAGATTGAAGAGATATCAAAGCTTTAA
- the speA gene encoding biosynthetic arginine decarboxylase, translating into MSAYNIDWWGANYFFVNDKGHVCVCPNPDIQEAYVDLAELVEARAKTGQRLPALFAFPQILPHRVRQINAAFKKARSDYDYKGDYFLVFPIKVNQHHRVIEALTQSGEPIGLEAGSKAELMTVLAHAGRTRSVIVCNGYKDSEYARLALIGEKLGHRVYIVIEKLSELETVLAQARRLEVRPRLGVRARLASQGSGKWQSSGGETSKFGLSAAQVLSLVESLKAQDMLSCLELLHFHLGSQLSNIRDIVTGVRESARFYVELAHLGVNIKCFDVGGGLGVDYEGTRSQSDCSVNYGLKEYANNIVFAIGQACRENDLEEPTIFTESGRALTVYHTVLVSSVIGVERCDFKVPELKDIDLNKAELNSILTTYKEICSDKRHRSFSEWLHDSQFDLHDVHTGYIKGDFTLKERAWAEQMYLCICNMLMSNLDAHNRSHRKIIDELQERTADKLYVNFSLFQSLPDSWGIEQLFPIMPLEKLNEPLTRRAVLLDITCDSDGAIKHYIDNEDISSTMPFPEYDEQPPLIGFFMVGAYQEILGNMHNLFGDTEAVDVYVKPNGKVEVRLSDEGDTVADMLQYVQLDPSLLLNQFVSQVRDSNLDETLQRQFIDEFREGLYGYTYLED; encoded by the coding sequence ATGAGTGCATATAATATAGATTGGTGGGGAGCCAACTACTTTTTTGTCAATGACAAGGGACATGTCTGTGTCTGCCCTAATCCTGATATACAGGAGGCCTATGTTGATCTGGCCGAGCTTGTAGAGGCCAGGGCCAAAACAGGTCAGCGTCTGCCGGCACTCTTTGCCTTTCCACAGATTCTGCCTCATCGTGTCAGACAGATTAATGCAGCCTTTAAAAAGGCCCGCAGCGACTATGACTACAAGGGCGATTACTTTTTGGTTTTTCCAATTAAGGTCAATCAGCATCACCGCGTAATTGAAGCTTTGACACAAAGCGGCGAGCCTATTGGTCTTGAGGCTGGCTCTAAAGCCGAGCTTATGACTGTGCTGGCCCATGCCGGACGTACCCGTTCTGTTATTGTCTGCAATGGCTATAAAGACAGTGAGTATGCAAGACTTGCACTTATTGGCGAGAAACTTGGACACAGAGTCTATATTGTTATAGAAAAGCTCTCAGAGCTTGAGACAGTTCTGGCTCAGGCCCGTCGTCTTGAGGTCAGACCGCGCCTTGGTGTCAGAGCCCGTCTTGCCTCACAGGGATCGGGAAAATGGCAGTCCTCAGGCGGAGAGACCTCAAAGTTTGGTCTGTCAGCAGCTCAGGTGCTATCTCTTGTTGAGTCGCTAAAGGCACAGGATATGCTCTCATGCCTTGAGCTTTTACACTTCCATCTGGGCTCACAGCTGTCAAACATACGCGATATTGTAACCGGCGTACGAGAATCAGCCCGTTTTTATGTAGAGCTGGCCCACCTTGGTGTCAATATCAAGTGTTTTGATGTAGGCGGAGGTCTTGGTGTTGATTATGAGGGCACCAGATCGCAGTCTGACTGCTCTGTAAACTATGGCCTTAAAGAATATGCCAACAATATAGTCTTTGCCATTGGTCAGGCCTGCCGTGAGAACGATCTAGAAGAGCCTACCATCTTTACTGAATCTGGCCGAGCCCTTACTGTCTATCATACAGTTTTAGTCTCATCAGTCATCGGTGTTGAAAGATGTGATTTTAAGGTGCCTGAGCTTAAGGATATTGATCTGAACAAAGCAGAGCTTAACTCTATTTTAACCACCTATAAGGAAATATGCTCAGACAAGCGCCACCGCTCATTTTCTGAATGGCTGCATGATAGTCAGTTTGATCTGCATGATGTTCACACAGGCTATATCAAGGGTGATTTTACGCTAAAAGAGCGAGCCTGGGCTGAGCAGATGTATCTTTGCATCTGTAATATGCTCATGTCCAATCTTGATGCACACAACCGCTCCCACCGCAAGATAATTGATGAGCTGCAGGAGCGCACAGCAGATAAGCTTTATGTCAACTTCTCGCTCTTTCAGTCACTGCCAGACTCATGGGGTATAGAGCAGCTCTTCCCTATTATGCCGCTAGAAAAACTCAATGAGCCATTGACCCGCCGTGCTGTGCTTTTAGATATAACCTGCGACTCAGATGGTGCCATCAAGCACTATATTGATAATGAGGATATCTCAAGTACCATGCCATTTCCTGAGTATGATGAACAGCCGCCTTTAATTGGCTTTTTCATGGTAGGCGCCTATCAGGAGATCCTAGGCAACATGCACAATCTCTTTGGTGATACCGAGGCTGTTGATGTCTATGTCAAGCCAAATGGCAAGGTTGAGGTCAGACTGTCTGATGAGGGCGATACTGTGGCTGATATGCTGCAGTATGTACAGCTTGACCCTTCTCTTTTATTAAATCAGTTTGTCTCGCAGGTACGTGACAGCAATCTTGATGAAACCCTGCAACGACAGTTTATAGATGAATTCCGTGAGGGCCTTTATGGCTACACCTATCTGGAGGACTAA